A segment of the Labrus bergylta chromosome 11, fLabBer1.1, whole genome shotgun sequence genome:
GATAGACCTGCTTTTAAAGTCACCTATATTAAATTACATTATTGAAAGCTTTAATGATGTAACTTGATTCAACATTGGTTGGGGTTGACAACTACAACTTttacaatgacaaaaaataGTATCTGAGGTATTTGACTTAAAAAGTAGGTGTGCTTCAAAAGCCTGTAGTCTACAGGTCTCATAACAAACCCAAATTGCTAATAGCTAGTCCCTTTGCATTGAGGGTAATGTAGGTTCCtggttttttaaattaaaagataGATTTAGATCTTGAGTCAGAAAATGTTATAAAGGCTATCAGCAGTGGATATCTATTAAATTGGGTGCAAActtaaagataaaatacaacCGTGACACAAGAGTTCAACAAACTATAATCAATGATATaatataactttatttttttaagactcATACTAAAATAATGCATTTAAACATGTCTTCACAGAATATCCTCATCTACATGTTCGGATTTGAAATAGCATctttaatgaataaaacaacatcatattttatttaaaacaacacattgttAAAAGTTCCctaaaagaggaaagaaatgtTCATTTAGTGACAAAACCACAATGCcatacaaaatacactttaccgaataagctcatttgcatttactGTAGAACTAGCATATTTAGCCACAGTAGCTTTGACCTTAACTGATATCATAGCactcattgttatttttaagtttGCATTACACAATGTGTgataaagaaaaagtgaaaagttaGAAACCATGAGgtcttatttcatttttatctctTGAAAAGTGCTAATTTAGTAATCAACAATGATTCAaagcaagcttttttttttacagaaaaaaatagatactgTATATCAAGAGGCTGCATGTACACCACATTAAGACAATGTGTTTCATACACAATTTTCATCAAAAGTGCTTGTTGAAGTCTGAGCAGACTAgaatagaaaacaaaatgtacagtacATTTGCCACATGTTAGCGGTGTGTTGTTTATACAAAtatgatacatttaaaatgaatgtttatttatacaCATTCCTACACTGAAATCACATTAATAGAACCAATTActtcagttttcattttatgttgtttagacattaaataaaatatataagcCAGCAAATTTCTCAAACATGCCTCTCTTACGGTTACTTTCAAAACCCTAAATTTAAGACACTAACTGCATATGATTCACATTTAGTCCTTGAGCTCCCCAAAAACCATCGCAAAATATGAAACTACCAGTGTGGGGACAGAATGATTTCCAGCAGCAGGCTCACTTCACACTTTTTAGCAGCTCCTGAATGTTAAAGCAAACACTTTCAACACAACAGTCTGTTGGTCTGGCAGAGGATAAAGTGCTGTTCTCCTTTGGCCCCAATGTAGAATCAGATAAAACCAGTGGTCAGAATCACTCGTAGACCCCGGCCTCTGATCTCAGTGCAGCATGATAAAAAGCATCATGACCTAGAGCCTTGGACAGAAGTCTCTGCCCACGAGGAGACATGCAGCCTGGGCCAGGCAAATATTCGGCCACAGCTTTACCAGATCTTGTGGCTTTAGGTCTTGGCGCTTGGTAATACCCCTCCATGTGGTCATATTGTGTGGGCCTGACTTTAGTGCTCTGAGTCCTTCTGGTGGGCTGAGAAGAAAAGGATCCAAGATGTTCAGGATCTTGAGGGGATTTGGCGTGATGATGATAGTAGTGTCGATGTTCCCTGGTGCTCTGCGACCTCCCTGGCCTCCTAAGGATGCTGGGTTTCACAAGACCAGAGTAGCTGTTGATCGCATTGGTCATCATTAGTCGATCGTGGTCGTGACCCCGCGTTTGGCTTCTGTCATTATGCTCGATGTTCTTGATGTTGGCACAGCCTCTTTCTGGAAGTGAGGGGACTTTGCGAAGAGGTGGCTGCCGTGAGGATCTCTCTTGGATGTGACTCTGCCTGGACTTCCCAGGATCAGCACTTGACCGGTGCCTATACTGCTCCCTAATGACCTCAAGATCATCCTGATGACACCTCAGGGAAGTTGGGCTCGTGTCAActgcaacattttctttttcttccctgtTTGTGGAGAGGAGGCAGGCGTTCCCAGGGTCTGACTTGCTTCTTGTGTGCATTATGTCTCTGCTTCTTGCATCAGTCGGTGATTCAGGGCTCTCCAGAGGTGACACAACTGGACGTGTATTTTTATGTCTGGATTTACTCTCCTGCTTGACTGGTTGATATACGACTCTTTCAAATAATTCAGCATCTCTCGCCTCATAAACCACAGTGTCCCTGCTTTTTATGTAAAGCTCCCTGTTCGTAGGAGTGACACGCTGTGGAGAGTAGTTGTAGTAATCTGATTGTCCCCCGTCCCTTGTTGACCGCACAGTGTATGACTGACTGTGTTGGACACCACGTTGCCGACTTGGCTCTACGTAACAGTGGGTGACATCTACTTGGTTCATATCAGAATAGGGGTTGTAAGGATAGTCAGACTGTGGGTTCTCAAAGTGTGACTTGACAGGCTGGATGCCGGTCTGAATCAGCCTCTGATAGGGTGCCTCCTGGCTTGCTGTCTGCTCGACATAAAACATGGTGTCAGGGGGCAGAACTTCTGTCTCCGCTAGCTCGTAGTGACTAATCTGAGGGGCATGGAAGGAGCGAGCCCTCCGAATTGCTGGGTGCCTTACTATTCTATCTTCCGACCTCTGCCATTGTCCTTGTTGCCTGTGAGAGCCCCTGATAAGGTGCTCCCCTCTATGGTAACGTAATTGAGGTGACAAAGGGTGTCGTAACCCTAAACTGCTGTAGCGACCTTCAGAGGACTGCCTGTACAAACTCTTGGGCCCCATAAGGTGATGTGGCAAAGCACTGGGCCGAGGGCAGTAATGGGCAGGCATTCGTCCAGTTTGATatggctgatgatgatgatgctgaggATGATGACTGTAGAAATCCTCAACAAGGCCCAAAGGTCTGTCGTCCTCTGTGTTGTAGTGATGGAATGAGGAGGACTGTAAAGGACGAGAACGGACCTCCTCGATTGAGGCAGGCATGGAGGTCTCTGCCAGAATAGCACGGAAGTTAAATACATTGATTGAGTCGGTGTTCACATATACGGGAGAAGTTGATGGGCTCTCTCCTGAGCAGGCAGGTTGGGTTGGTGTTGAAACGCCAACACTATGGAAGGCGGGTTCTGCTTGTGTAAGATCTCTGAGGTCTATGTCCTCTCTGCAGTCCCTCCTCTCTGCACTGCCTTCGTCCAAGCTCCCTGACCCGAGTGGACTCACGTTAGGGGTGAAATTGCACATGCGCTCTTGTCTGTCAGTTGTTTGTAACAGCTCTGGGTCAAGGTGAGCAGGCAGGAAATGAACTGGATGAGGGCAGCAGTGGCTCTCCACAGGGCTGCGCGCTGATGTTTGCCACTTGGAAACAGAGGGGGAATGAGGGCTGAAGTACTCTTGGGGATACAGTTTAAGATCCAGAACTGAAGGCCGGGAAGGTCTCTCCTCAGCATAAGCAGCTTCGTGTCTCTGGAGAGGGTGTGAcgggatgttttttcttctctgggAACCACTACTGGCCTTCTGGGCAGATTCAGCTAGAGCCAAAGCCAACTTGCGGGCAGCACTCGTCAagggagggtgaggagggagaaCAGATACTGAACTCATAAGTCTATCTGTTCCTGGGGAGGGATAAGACAAACAACGCTACAGTATGACAGGACAAACAAAGCTATGGTAAGACATGATGGGGAAAGACACAGAAGCTTTCATAAGAAACTACAGAGtgcattatttaaatatattctaACTATATGTAGCAAATGTGTATGATGTTTAAGAGAAGTGGTACTGACCTGGATCAGGCAGATTCTGTGCAGACTGACTGAGGTCAGTCAGGGCTGATGCCTGGCTCGCTGTGCTGAGTGGGCTGCAGTGTGGGTAGGGTGCTCTCTGTTCTTTTCCATCTTTCAGTAGAGACTCATGTTTCTccaaaggaggagaggaggagggaagaggtggaggagcgGCAGTTGCATTTAACATATCAGCTTGGGTTCTAAAAGATTTCTTCCTGAGTTTAGGGGAAAGTGGCTTGGAGGTAACCTTCTTCGCATATTTACCAAGAACCGGACTAATATCTGGAGACTGAGGGCAGctaatgttgttgtttggggAGGAGATGGGCTCTGATTCACTTGAGCACCCTGCACTCTTCCTCCATTTAGTTCCATCTTTGTTGTGTCGCAGCCCAGGTGTCCCTGAGGTTGGGCTAAACTGAAAAGACATGGGGTCAAAGTCCAAACTAAAAATGCCTGCAGCAGGAGGACAAAGATCAAGATCGTCGTCTTGGTGTGGAGGTGAAATACATGCTGTGCTGCGAACCCGATCAGCACCATCATGACTTTCATTCAGTGGGTGGGTTTTAGGGACATCTTTACTTCGAGGTTTGCGTAAGTCATCTTTACAGATGGCAGAATGGGCCTCACTTGTCGAACGAGGTCTACGAGGGCGATAACTTGGAGGTTCCCCTGGGATGGAAATAAACCAATGCATATTTCAGTGTAGCAATAACGGATAGGGGAACCATTTTCAGGTTGGAATTTATAAGATTTGAATGAATAATTACCTTCCACATTGTGCAAAGATGTGAGAGATTCTTCACTTTTGGTGGAGCGCAACGTGCCACTATCTCCTCTTCCACCTGCAAGTGTTTTCATAGAAAATAGCTTTTCTCAATAAAATGAGTCTTTACCTACAAGAGCACATAACACATCCAGCTGGAATGAGCTAACATGTTTGGATTTTAGAAAAATTCCAGACACAAGCTTTGAAATGTATGAGTGTAGAAGTTTTCTGCCTGTGTAACATCAGCAGGAAGCTGACCTGGCAGTGCGATGCTCTTTATCTCGTTAGGTTCGCTGGGGTGACGCTTCAGTTTCCGTTTAGATACAGACTGGGACTTGCCTAGGTGGAAAAAGGAGAGCCAGTTCCCCACTGGAGACTTCTTAGCTTTGGCAGAAGGCCGCTTAGTGctacaacacagaaaaagaaaaatcatcttCAGCCCTTGTGTGGTGTAACAAAAGTGCCAGTTGCAGTACATCATCTTAACCAAGCATTAAGcataagaaatataaaaaaatatatggttgcaatttaaaatgcattttcattttatttcatactGGCCAAATGTTAGGTTAGTGCAATTTCAGGGtaccatgtaaaaaaaaaagcttatttttttccaattttcaAGCTTcaatagaaacaaaaaatattctCACATGACACATCTTAATAAGGGCGGCCACCacatttttggtattttgtctCAATTCAATacttaaatgaataataaacaataacaaaaatatattaatcACCTGTTAGACTAATTTCTCTGCATTATATGAATGATCAATCACCTACAATACTAAGCAGAACAACCAAATAACTTAAATTGTAAACTACATGTTTCCTCATAGAGCATATGAACATGTATAATACTTGACATGTAGGACCAATGAAAGGATCTACCTCTCCATGGGGAGCTCGATGACTGTGTGGAACTTGCCAAGCAGAGCTCCGGGTCCCTCCCCAACCTCGATGAAGTCACTGGGGGTGAGGGAGGGCGTTGTGGTTGGGGAGTTGAGGTGTGCCTGAGTGCGAGCCTGagcctcctccagagacagtaACTTTGTGGATGGAGAGCAGACTAGCAGGGATTTAGGTCTGGATAAGGTGTTGTTACCTAAACAGAGGACGTTATTAGTGTATAAGAGACGTATATTATCTTGAAACATGTGGcatatgtgtgttgttttttttcccactttcaCCAACCTGTGCTTTCCCGTATGATGGCATTGAGTTTAGGACTGAAGAGCGCCTCGGTGTTGTTGAGGATGAACTCTACCACCACAGACTGGATACGCACCTCCATGAACGCTGCTGTGCCGCTAAAACAGGCCGACTCGATCTGTCTGGACCTGAAACACAGTTACAGTACAACACAACCTATTTCACAGTTCTGTACCACTGAGACGTGCTCCAGTTCACTGTCACAGAAACACTAGACAGCAATGTAGGGGTGCTAACGGCCATCTAAATCAGTTTGTATGCAGCCATAGTGATCGTATACCTGAGGAGGTTAGGCGCCCAGACAATGGCCAGGTTTTTAGTGTGCATGTTGGTGATGGAGCTGAAGGTGGCCAGGTGGGAGAGGTGTCTCATGAGGTACTCCAGAGTCCTGTAGATAAAGACAGGTTAAATCGTAATATAAAACTTAACTTTCAAAATATTTCCTTTTGGAAGCAAACAAGGTAATGGCACACAGTTTTACCCAGGAGAGTCACTGGTGAGTTCAGCCCCTTTAAATATAAGAAAGAGTAATTTCACTTGTCTtagatgtaaataaaaatggcTGTGAACAACTGTGATTTTAGGCTTTACTAGGATGTGATCATTTTGATTTTTCAGCACCTATTCTGAAAggatttttttaatatgaatgtGATACAGTAGGTAAGTAAGTAAAACACATCTTCAAAATTGACCTTGTATGCAGTTTTGAAGCTGCACTCCCTTTTCTAGAAATCACACAATCCCCCTTTAGACCACCGGGGTGCAACAGTGAGCTTTAATCCTGACCTGTAGTGTGGAGGAGGCAGTTGCTGAATGACATTGTGGATTTTGACCAGCCTCTCCTCATCTGTGGCTGCAGATACAGCATCCTGTGGAGACAGAGGATAAAAAGCACATCGCTGAGAGGGTTGATAATAACAGCAGAGGGGCTTGCCTTGACAGTCCTGCTCTCTTTTAATATTCAAAGCAGTCCGTGTTTTTGCTCAATCTGCCATTCTGTTTTAGCATGAACTCCTGCTATTCTTCTAAAGCTCAGAATATTGCAATGACCTCATTTTTGTAGCACTTAAAATGAGCTTAAACCTTTACattgtttctttacttttaaTTATTATGGTGTTATCTGAAATATGTCTTTGGCACCCAGATTTTCTCCACTCAATACTTATCCCAAGCATAAGTCCTTGCCCCAGTTCCACTGTCGCTTCAATACTTACTGAGAATCTGTCGTAGAGCTGATAGGTGAGCAGAGGGTTCGGCAGCTCTCTGAAGTACAGCTTACAAAGGGAGCCCACTGAGTGTATATCCTGTCTGTAGACGTCCCTGGTCAGGTCTGGGATCTGTTCTGAGTCAAACTCATGCCTGGAGGGAGAcagaatgaagaagaagatttaGAATAGCGTGGGAGTCATCCTACTGCCCATCTGTCAGCATGAAAACACAGTAAAATCGAGTAAGCTACCTTTAACTAGATATCTTTCAATTCAGAACAACTTCAGGTTGTACAGCTTCTGACATTTTCTGCCTTATCACGAGTGAGCTGGAACACGTACAGAAAAAAGGCCCTTCAATACCCTTAACAAGTGAAAACCGGGAGAATTTTGAACTAGTCACCACATATTTATCATTGCCTATAGCATCAACATGTGATGTgtcaaaagtgtttttcatgTGAGAAAATCCTTTTTGATGGGCCGTCAACACCCCATCCTATTACAAGCCTCCCAATTTATCTGCTAGTGAGAGTTTGTTTCATTAATTCCTCCTTGCGGGCATAGATTAGATGAAAAAATCATTACAGCTATTCAAGGCTGCACAGCTGGAGGCAATTTGTGTTTGATGGATTTCAGACAATGCAGctcaatttaaacaaaaaaactttgagaGCAGAATCCATCATGTTAATGCTGAGTTATACAGTTGCTGCCTTTTTTACTGATACTTTATGTGTATATAGTGAGGTCAGTCCATTAtgccaaacaaaaacagacaacttGTCAGAATTTGTTTCCAATCAAGTAAAGTaccatcatcaatcatcatcCCATTAATTCACAAAGTCTTTCCTATAAACTTGATCCACAACATGGGTTCAAACCTCAGCTTCTGGATGTTTGAAGAGATTCCAGACAGTCTGTATATTCCATCCACAACTCCATGTTTCTCTATGAAGTCAGCACAGCTCTTTACAACCTGTGGGACTACAGGAGACAGAAACAtcaagttaaaggagcaatatgttactctgacatcctggtgtttaaaatgggtactgcagtccatattctaaacatttcaaacctttctacgttctaacctctctccatttttcaaacttttctggtggtggagcttattagaaaaatgcagaggctttttaggtcaggtagaatcagttaCATCTGAACCAGCTTGctcgcttccatcactgcaatacctggcaaaccgaggggcgtccaaaatgtctgtgtgggggtgcctgCAACCGCCCAGCTTCTCTggttaaaacaaatacagaccattctgAACCTCTTATTGTGCCGACTCTTTATCCAGAACATTTTCCACAAGGCTACcctttgatttttaaagttaatttagCTGAAAACACTGTCAATTGagtgtcaggttttttttacttgaactTTAAATTCAAAGAAAATTATCACAGCTCATTACTTAAGGAACAAAAAAGCTTGAAgtcacattttatgaaaaaattaCTATTAGAGGCTAACACATGTCTGTAGAATACCTTACTCTTTTGATGGCTAAAAATAGTGTCATAGAACTTGTattgatgtgtttaaaaatattatattttaataAGCTTTAATCCAAAATTGAAATTAATATGTGTTTTGCCACTATCAAGACCACCTATGAACACAAATCTACAAAGCTCTCTGCAGAGGAACTTCTTGCTGTCCTACATAACACAATTATCCACACCATGGACTCAATTCACAGCAATGTATCACAAATCTGCTACACAACAGGAGCTTCACTGGTTAATTCCATCTTGCGGTTTTTATCATACAAATGTGTGATATTTCATTGTGAACTGCCAGCAGGTAAGAATGACACGATGGGAAATAACATAGAGGAtaaggaggaaaaaagaaatagaCATTGTCGGAGTAATTTACCTTCATGTCCTGAGTTGTGGAGATGTTCCCCCAAGTCACAGccaaacactctctctctgaggaTCCCACGCTGCCGCAGTTTCTGAGGCGGCGGTCGAGACTTCATAAAAGTCCTCAGGAAGGTTACCAGCTTCCCATGCTTCTTACACACTGATtaagatgacacacacacataacagcCACTTTAAATCCATCTGTCTCACATACCCAGAGCAAGaattaaataaatcatcaagCGGGAGACGGACAGACATGCGCCGGAGAGTACCTGGCTTTGGCACCGAGCTTTGAACGCTGGGGGGAATCTTGTCATTTATCAGCTCAACACAGTCACAGGGGAAGAAACCAACCTGCAAAGTAGAGAGGAGTAGAGGAGAGACAAAGACATTGATAACACTTGTAAGTTCAAAAGACCAGTGGGGGGTGTTCGGGAAGGTTCAGAAATAGGTCAGTAAGCATGAGGTTACATGCCGCCTCGGGCTGAAAATAGAAGGTTTGTGAAAAGCATATTAAGGTGTCTCCCAACCGCAAGGACATAGCTCcgtattgaaatgttttatatagAAAAGGACTTAAAAGCCAGAACTAAACTCATATCTTCCTGATAAAAATGTCCTCAACTGTTAGTATGAGTTCTCTGGGATTAATAATGTAATTCGGATGACACAGTGTTGAAGCCTTGTGTTCTCATGTATTATTCATTGATATTTTGTTACATACTCAATATGTGTCATCAAACCACTTTAGAGACTCTTCCTTTTACTCTTCATGTtttctataaaaaaacatttccttttcttcaatacagacattaaactTGGGACAGTTACATCGATGTATCTAATCAAATGTGCCTTGGGTGGACAGCTAAATTTGCCATCATACTTAAAAGTAATTGACAGGAAGTTAGTGATTTTGAAGTTAAGATATAGAGCACTGTGTGGACAATGAATGTGTTTGGCTAGCCGGGAAGTTAGAATATGTGTTGTCCTATGCCAAAAagctaaatgaataaataaatgaattcttTCTATTAGTATATGGATCAAGCAGCAAACATTAGCACTGTGgtaaacaaattatttttaatatgttttgcTGTTTGACTTGACAAAGCAATTaccactttgattttttttccaaatatatAAACCTTGAAGAAGCAagataaaacaagacaaaacttCACTACTGTTGTTTCGTGACTTGAATGCAATCTCTATTAAGCTTCTAGATTTTGCCTAATGATGATTAATAACCCAACCAAGCCTCTGTAGTTTAATTTAGCTGCTAGCTAGCAACCTTCTTTTCAAGAGCACAAAATTCTTGAGTTGACTTTGTCATTGAacttaaaacaaatgaacaggAAAATTTGATAAATTGCAATACCTGTGTAATACTATATCTAAGTAGGAGCTGTTTGTTTCGATTTCAGCTGGCAAACAATTGTAAACTCTTCCAAAGAATATGGTTGAGTCATGATCTGTACATTTGATCATCCTCATTCTCGTCTAACAACACTGGTGGGGCAGACCAGCAATCCTTCATAGCTTCATAACCCTCTCCAGCTCCATACACCAAAAGAGTCTGGCATTCAAATCTCTCGGGATGCAGTTGTTCCTCACCATTTTTGGCTTGTGACctcactttgacttcacaaaactgTGGCGACCCCAGACATCAAAAATACAGGCTACAGCgttttgttaaaataatttgttCTCAATCATGTAAtagtttttctgttatttgtgtTCTTGCAAGTAAACATTCCTTTTAGACCACGTTTAGGCTTTTTAGTGCTTATTAatgtggacagaggaagaaaggctgggATGAATGACAGACAGAGAATCTGCAAGTTTCTTGGCCAACAGTAGCCTGTGTTCTATATATTTTAATGTacaattatattttttatgaatcaataaataaaaactttcagGTGACCCCATTTGAATTCCATGTGACCTCACATGGGGTCAGGACCCAAAGGTTGGGAAAGCCTGGTCTAGTAGTTATATTGCGCTTCCCATGAACGGAGACTATAGTCCTAGAAGTGGGCAACTCAACTCCGACCCTCGGCACTTCACTGCATGCCACTTAACTCTCTCACCCCAGTGTCttactctattcactgtcctctacaataaaggcatacaaagccAAACCATAAtctaaaatgaagaaataaataatCCTTCACATAATGAAACCCTGTCGACCTGTTGTTTCCCTCAGTAATATGCATCGTAactgaatctttaaaaacagactttgtcGTCACTGGAAGAGGGGACAAGTTGTTCTCTCTTTGTTCTGAACTAAACGTAATAAACATTACACTTGCTGTTTAACTGTTAGGAGCCCGATGTGAATGAAGCACAGCAGATGGTGTACCTGAAAGCCATGTTTCCCTCTCCACCAGCCTGTGTCTTCTTTAGGAGGCATGTCAATGACTGACACAATGTCCCCAACCTGCATCACAAAGAGTGGGATGAAAAGAATAAACCTCACAtgcaaaagaaggaaaaaaaaaaaaaaagcattatgaTTGGATCCAAAATATCTGGTGAAAACTGACCTCAAAGGTTAACTCATCTGTGGCCTGTGCTGTGTAACGTTTGGTGACGTGGGCGGCAGCGATGGCAGGGACATTGATTGAGGCTTCCTCAGAGACTAACAGATGGTTCCCCTTGTTGtcaatctggaaaaaaaaaaatgaaaagagacttaatttaaaaagaaaaagatttatgttttcttgttCTGAAATGTCCCAAATTTGACTCAAAGCCTACaaacagctgctctctctttatttcaaaTACTTAAGCACCCCTACAGTGACATGCTGTATTTCTCCTTACTATACGTGAAAGCTTACAAAAAAGGTGCATCCTCCTTTTACTGTACTGAATACATATTTTTGTAGGCATTTACTATAGGGCTGCATAGTCAGTGTTTCAGCCTATCATACAGTACAATTTCATCCACTGACATCAGGTATATAAGGGTTATTTTCAATAAAGCCTGGATGTTCCTTTAACTGAACCACTTGAATATTAATAGTGAGTATTAAATATTAACAGCACTTAATGGGGTCTTCTCTAGAGGCTGAATAACTGACGGTAGGTAAGAGCAAACAGCTGGTGACAAGATACCTCCATCCATGTGAGGACTGGACCACAGTTGATCTTGTTGTCAGCGATGGCGGAGAAGCGGGAGAGATAGGTGGCTAACATCTTTGTGATTGACTGATGGAGACACAAGATTGTC
Coding sequences within it:
- the arhgap32a gene encoding rho GTPase-activating protein 32, whose amino-acid sequence is MEAGCVVAAVIENAASGHQGEPGSSDLLEGELLQTTDLDKDDALPHVINNNPPVEKQPQETSTAMVRSDDITELPAEPLMRSCVSTASMKVKNVKKLTFPRGHFPRLEECAHFHYETVDFGNVQLSFAEGQSEGPKAGLDSKELVFLVQITCQGRNWLVKRSYEDFRVLDKHLHLCIYDRRYSQLNELPRNDTLKDTVEESITKMLATYLSRFSAIADNKINCGPVLTWMEIDNKGNHLLVSEEASINVPAIAAAHVTKRYTAQATDELTFEVGDIVSVIDMPPKEDTGWWRGKHGFQVGFFPCDCVELINDKIPPSVQSSVPKPVCKKHGKLVTFLRTFMKSRPPPQKLRQRGILRERVFGCDLGEHLHNSGHEVPQVVKSCADFIEKHGVVDGIYRLSGISSNIQKLRHEFDSEQIPDLTRDVYRQDIHSVGSLCKLYFRELPNPLLTYQLYDRFSDAVSAATDEERLVKIHNVIQQLPPPHYRTLEYLMRHLSHLATFSSITNMHTKNLAIVWAPNLLRSRQIESACFSGTAAFMEVRIQSVVVEFILNNTEALFSPKLNAIIRESTGNNTLSRPKSLLVCSPSTKLLSLEEAQARTQAHLNSPTTTPSLTPSDFIEVGEGPGALLGKFHTVIELPMESTKRPSAKAKKSPVGNWLSFFHLGKSQSVSKRKLKRHPSEPNEIKSIALPGGRGDSGTLRSTKSEESLTSLHNVEGEPPSYRPRRPRSTSEAHSAICKDDLRKPRSKDVPKTHPLNESHDGADRVRSTACISPPHQDDDLDLCPPAAGIFSLDFDPMSFQFSPTSGTPGLRHNKDGTKWRKSAGCSSESEPISSPNNNISCPQSPDISPVLGKYAKKVTSKPLSPKLRKKSFRTQADMLNATAAPPPLPSSSPPLEKHESLLKDGKEQRAPYPHCSPLSTASQASALTDLSQSAQNLPDPGTDRLMSSVSVLPPHPPLTSAARKLALALAESAQKASSGSQRRKNIPSHPLQRHEAAYAEERPSRPSVLDLKLYPQEYFSPHSPSVSKWQTSARSPVESHCCPHPVHFLPAHLDPELLQTTDRQERMCNFTPNVSPLGSGSLDEGSAERRDCREDIDLRDLTQAEPAFHSVGVSTPTQPACSGESPSTSPVYVNTDSINVFNFRAILAETSMPASIEEVRSRPLQSSSFHHYNTEDDRPLGLVEDFYSHHPQHHHHQPYQTGRMPAHYCPRPSALPHHLMGPKSLYRQSSEGRYSSLGLRHPLSPQLRYHRGEHLIRGSHRQQGQWQRSEDRIVRHPAIRRARSFHAPQISHYELAETEVLPPDTMFYVEQTASQEAPYQRLIQTGIQPVKSHFENPQSDYPYNPYSDMNQVDVTHCYVEPSRQRGVQHSQSYTVRSTRDGGQSDYYNYSPQRVTPTNRELYIKSRDTVVYEARDAELFERVVYQPVKQESKSRHKNTRPVVSPLESPESPTDARSRDIMHTRSKSDPGNACLLSTNREEKENVAVDTSPTSLRCHQDDLEVIREQYRHRSSADPGKSRQSHIQERSSRQPPLRKVPSLPERGCANIKNIEHNDRSQTRGHDHDRLMMTNAINSYSGLVKPSILRRPGRSQSTREHRHYYHHHAKSPQDPEHLGSFSSQPTRRTQSTKVRPTQYDHMEGYYQAPRPKATRSGKAVAEYLPGPGCMSPRGQRLLSKALGHDAFYHAALRSEAGVYE